The following are encoded in a window of Apis mellifera strain DH4 linkage group LG10, Amel_HAv3.1, whole genome shotgun sequence genomic DNA:
- the LOC727349 gene encoding RNA-binding protein 1 isoform X5: MVTKMSRYREWDLSCKVYVGNLGNSASKHEIESAFSKYGPLRNVWVARNPPGFAFVEFEDPRDAEDAVRGLDGTRCCGTRVRVEMSSGRSRRGGGGRRPGPRYSRSRSRSPRRRSLGRYPRSCSRSPRRSPICRYSSLNPR, from the exons ATGGTG ACGAAAATGTCACGTTATCGTGAATGGGATCTTTCATGTAAAGTTTATGTCGGTAATTTAGGAAATAGTGCTAGTAAACATGAAATTGAAAGTGCATTTAGTAAATATGGTCCACTTAGAAATGTGTGGGTTGCTAGAAATCCACCGGGATTTGCTTTTGTAGAATTTGAAGATCCACGAGATGCAGAAGATGCAGTTAGGGGATTAGATGGAAC acGCTGTTGTGGAACTAGAGTAAGAGTAGAAATGTCTTCAGGAAGAAGCAGACGTGGAGGTGGTGGACGAAGACCAGGTCCAAGATATTCCAG GTCCAGATCTCGCAGTCCTCGAAGGAGATCATTGGGTCGTTATCCAAG GTCCTGTTCAAGAAGTCCACGCAGATCACCAATATGCCGATATTCCAg